From Pseudophryne corroboree isolate aPseCor3 chromosome 3 unlocalized genomic scaffold, aPseCor3.hap2 SUPER_3_unloc_23, whole genome shotgun sequence, a single genomic window includes:
- the LOC134983765 gene encoding oocyte zinc finger protein XlCOF22-like yields MMENHRPLTSLDGPSNRDTPERCPRPLYSQYCTEETHRTPQEDQVEDLSDIKAEDIEGEEEAYVTDIKAEDIEEEETYVTDIKAEDIEGEEETYVTDMKAEDKEGEEETYVRGDQQCKEEEIPTDITDGHTSRNISEGHLMLSPDCNIKDNDSRPDSPGDNPITPIIHPALSADPSDPGECSPDHSDIGASVTALTVDTVFPCSVDAKCFPQNTKALNSQTGKAGESPFLCSECGKCFTYKSALVIHQRSHTGERPFPCSECGKCFAHKSDLVTHRRSHSGEKPFPCSECGKCFTLKSHLVKHQRCHTGEKPFPCSECAKCFAHKSDLVTHRRSHTGEKPFSCSECAKCYAHKSDLVAHRRSHTGEKPFSCSDCGKCFTQQSNLITHQRSHTGEKPFPCSECGKCFTLKSNLVTHQKSHTSEKPFSCSECGKCFTLKSEHVTHQRSHTGEKLFPCSECGKCFAHKSKLVTHQRSHTGEKPFSCSECRKCFTQQSNLITHQRSHTGEKPFPCSECGKCFTLKSNLVTHQRSHR; encoded by the exons atgatggagaatcaccggcccctcacatcactgg atggacccagtaacagagataccccagagagatgtccccgtcctctgtattcccagtatTGTACAGAGGAgactcacaggaccccacaggaggatcag GTAGAAGATCTGtcagatataaaggcagaagatatagagggagaagaagaggcgtatgtgactgatataaaggcagaagatatagaggaagaagagacgtatgtgactgatataaaggcagaagatatagagggagaagaagagacgtatgtgactgatatgaaggcagaagataaagagggagaagaagagacgtatgtgaggggtgatcagcaatgtaaggaggaggaaatccctacagatatca cagatggacacacaagcaggaacatctcagaaggacatctaatgttatccccggattgtaacataaaagataatgacagtagaccggattctccaggagataaccccattaccccaattatacatccagctctatcagctgatccctctgatcctggggaatgttctcctgatcactctgatattggtgcatctgttacagctctgacagtagatacagtgtttccctgttctgtagatgccaaatgttttccaCAGAACACAAAGGCTCTTAACTcacagacaggtaaggcaggtgagagtccatttctatgttccgagtgtgggaaatgttttacatacaaatcagctcttgttatacatcagcgaagtcacacaggtgagaggccatttccatgttctgagtgtgggaaatgttttgcacataaatcagatcttgttacacatcggagaagtcactcaggtgagaaaccatttccatgttctgagtgtgggaaatgttttacactgaaatcacatcttgttaaacatcagagatgtcacacaggtgagaaaccatttccatgttctgagtgtgcaaaatgttttgcacataaatcagatcttgttacacatcggagaagtcacacaggtgaaaaaccattttcatgttctgagtgtgcgaAATGTTATgcacataaatcagatcttgttgcacatcggagaagtcacacaggtgagaaaccattttcatgttctgattgtgggaaatgttttacacagcaatcaaatctgattacacatcagagaagtcacacaggtgagaaaccatttccatgttctgagtgtgggaaatgttttacactgaaatcaaatcttgttacacatcagaaaagtcacacaagtgagaaaccattttcatgttctgaatgtgggaaatgttttacactgaaatcagaacatgttacacatcagagaagtcacacaggtgagaaactatttccatgttctgagtgtgggaaatgttttgcacataaatcaaaacttgttacacatcagagaagtcacacaggtgagaaaccattttcatgttctgagtgtcggaaatgttttacacagcaaTCAAATCTGataacacatcagagaagtcacacaggtgagaaaccatttccatgttctgagtgtggaaaatgttttacactgaaatcaaatcttgttactcatcagagaagtcacaggtGA